One Ornithorhynchus anatinus isolate Pmale09 chromosome 2, mOrnAna1.pri.v4, whole genome shotgun sequence DNA segment encodes these proteins:
- the LOC100090715 gene encoding RING finger protein 112-like codes for MIDLEEDFTCSICLDLLKSPITLECGHNFCSDCITVHWTTGEQGTPSSAQRRCPECQRPCQRDRSVPNTRLQNLLWKAMPYQELMMLSQKDDLEKEPRALQLVKCCPSEGPVLDIPSLNYCLKNPKVVDTRVCLITIIGEQRTGKSFLLNQILLALKAKESGQDNWRPQAGEDLQGFQWGGGSDTITKGVWIWSHPFLLEKNAEKVAVFLLDTEGTMAPDQNKENSVKLSALSMLLSSYQIFNISRMLKETDLEHLEMFLLAAETIGNYCEMEVVQHLDLLIRDCFFSTEFGWGPGKAHMNDVIQKRFDRHPKIQEVLQGGRTYCYALPFPGKKMVTKAGGSTADMDDEFCTYLQAYITDVLASAIGHVKSHQKDLLTGRQLQYVIKKFSNLMRDERFGFSSAVEMAICLRTWKLKEAKDKEYEEFLEKQNKATKPLFSALRVLPNTMRARLAKKRDSILDSFSEAFKGYDQSRATETLREEIQAKEETFSKAYFKRFCRQAAALGGIVGAGLLSLVGGAVGIGTAAALAMAEVTELVVAGAAGAGVGIGVGAGLGAGVGAEVGAELGTSNRRAEPKSEEDEEPLIQDEK; via the exons ATGATAGACCTGGAGGAGGACTTCACTTGTTCCATCTGCTTGGATCTCCTTAAGAGCCCCATCACTCTTGAGTGTGGTCACAACTTCTGTTCCGACTGCATCACTGTTCACTGGACCACGGGGGAGCAGGGCACTCCGAGTTCAGCACAGCGCCGCTGTCCCGAGTGCCAGAGGCCATGCCAGCGGGACCGAAGTGTGCCGAACACTCGACTCCAGAATCTGTTGTGGAAGGCGATGCCCTACCAGGAGCTGATGATGCTTTCCCAGAAG GATGACCTGGAGAAGGAACCCAGGGCACTGCAGCTAGTGAAGTGCTGCCCCTCAGAGGGCCCCGTCCTGGACATTCCCTCACTGAATTACTGCCTGAAGAACCCCAAGGTTGTGGATACCCGTGTCTGCCTCATAACCATCATTGGGGAGCAGCGCACAGGGAAGTCCTTCCTTCTCAACCAGATACTCCTGGCACTCAAGGCGAAG GAATCTGGCCAGGACAACTGGAGGCCACAAGCAGGGGAAGACCTACAGGGATTCCAGTGGGGCGGAGGAAGCGACACCATCACAAAGGGTGTGTGGATATGGAGTCACCCATTCCTGCTGGAGAAGAATGCGGAGAAG GTGGCTGTGTTCCTGCTGGACACCGAGGGAACCATGGCCCCGGACCAAAACAAGGAGAACAGTGTCAAGCTGTCGGCTCTCAGCATGCTGCTTAGCTCCTACCAG ATCTTCAATATCTCCAGAATGCTGAAAGAGACAGATCTGGAACATCTAGAG ATGTTTCTCCTTGCTGCTGAGACAATAGGAAACTATTGTGAGATGGAAGTAGTTCAG cacttagatctcTTAATTCGTGACTGTTTTTTCTCCACGGAGTTTggatgggggccggggaaggCACACATGAATGATGTCATCCAG AAACGGTTTGACCGTCATCCCAAGATCCAGGAGGTGCTGCAGGGAGGCCGGACCTATTGTTATGCCCTGCCCTTCCCAGGGAAGAAGATGGTGACCAAAGCTGGGGGAAGCACTGCTG ATATGGATGACGAATTCTGCACGTATCTGCAGGCCTACATCACAGATGTGCTGGCATCAGCCATCGGTCACGTGAAGAGTCACCAGAAAGACCTGCTCACAGGAAGACAATTACAATATGTGATTAAG AAATTCTCCAACCTAATGAGGGATGAGAGGTTTGGGTTCTCCTCCGCTGTTGAG ATGGCCATTTGTCTCCGAACCTGGAAACTGAAAGAAGCCAAGGACAAGGAATATGAGGAGTTTTTGGAGAAGCAG AATAAGGCCACCAAGCCACTGTTCTCTGCTCTCCGTGTCCTTCCAAACACCATGCGGGCCCGCCTAGCCAAAAAGAGGGACAGCATCTTGGACTCCTTCTCTGAAGCCTTCAAGGGCTATGACCAGAGCCGGGCCACAGAGACCTTAAGGGAGGAGATTCAGGCCAAGGAGGAGACGTTCTCGAAGGCCTATTTCAAACGTTTCTGCCGCCAAGCAGCTGCCCTGGGCGGGATTGTAGGGGCTGGGCTGCTGAGCCTGGTAGGAGGAGCAGTGGGGATTGGCACGGCAGCAGCCCTTGCGATGGCAGAGGTTACTGAATTGGTGGTCGCAGGGGCtgcaggggctggggtgggaatcGGAGTGGGGGCTGGGCTTGGTGCTGGagtgggggcagaggtgggggctgAGTTGGGCACCAGCAATAGGAGGGCAGAGCCGAAAAGTGAGGAGGACGAGGAGCCTCTTATCCAAGATGAGAAGTGA